The segment CGACAGGCGTCCCGGCTGGAGCCGCGAAATCCACGCCCGAGTGGGGCGAGCGAGGCTTGCCGTTGATGACGCGGCGCGAGCCGAAGCCCTCGGCCTTGGCGTCGGTGGCGACGGGCTTCGTGAAGGGGCCCCGCCAGAGCCGTTCCGGCCCGACCGTGGCGAAGAGCGTGCGGAGCCGCGCCGATTCCTCATTGGCGCGACGCTCGTCCTCTGGAGAGAGATCGACCATGGACTTGGGCAGGCTCAAGCGCTGGACGGGAAAATTACGCGCCTTGACCATGATCGCGCCCGCGGCCTTGCGCGGCGCGCCCGTGCCGTCCACGAATCCGAGACGCCACGGCGTCTTGCCGGGCTTGGCCTCGAGATCGATGCCGATGAGCGCCGCATACCCGTCAGCATAGCGGAAGAAGAAGAGCGGACGGCCCGCCAGGCTGCCGTCCATTTCCGGCGCGGCCGCCACGCCGGTTATCACCATCAGCGCTACGTCGCCCTGCCGCACCGCCGACGGCGTCACCGTCACCTTCACCGCCGCCCAAACCGGCACCGCCCCCACGAAGACCAGCAAAACTAACACAACGCTCATAAGAGAAGCCATGCAGCGATTGTACGCGCCGACTCCGCCTCGCAGAAGAAACCGCGCGGGGAATGCGCGAGGCGGGAGGGGGCCGGGGGATGCCCCCGAACCCCCGTGCTGTTGGGGGTGACGGGGCACCCCCGGTCCCCTCCCGCCCGGTAACTCGGACGCTCGAAGACCTCGCGCGCCAGAGCGCGCTAAGAAGACTCAGGCCGCTGCTGGCGAAGGAACTGCTCGATCTCCGCGACGAGATCCGCCGACGGCGGCAGCTCGTCGCTTGACCCGGGGACCGGCCCTGCCGCCTCCTCGTCCTCGGGCAGCTTGCGCTCCAGCGTCTTCACGTACTCGGCAATCTTCGGGTTCTGTCCCACAACCTCGTCCAGGTTGCCCTCGAACTGCCGCGTGGCCTCGACGAGTTCCGAGAGGTCGGCCTCCGTGCCCAGGAGCGTGAGGACCCGCCGGACGAGGGCCAGGGCCGCCTTCGGATTCTCGACGCCGGAGACATAGTGGGGGACATTGGCCCAGAGGCTGGCCGCCGGCACACCCTCCTCCCGGCAGAGAGTGCTGAGCACGCCGATGATCCCCGTCGGGCCCTCGTACCGCGAAGGGCGGATGCCGAGCACGGCGGCGAGCTCGGGGTCATGGGCGCCCCCCACCAGCTTCACCGGCCGGGTGTGCGGGACTTCGGCCAGCAGCGCGCCCAGCGTCAGGACAAGGGAGGCGCGCGAGCGCCGCGCCAGCTCGAGGACGGCGCCGCAGTAGGTGCGCCACTTCAGGTGCGGCTCGATGGCCACCCCGACGATGAGGTCGCGGTCGACGGAGGGCAGGCGGCAGATGGAGAAATCCGTGGATGGCCAGACGATCTCCCGCTCGTTTCGCGAGTCCGTCTTGAAGCGCACGTAGGGCCGCGACAGGCCGAAGTGGTAGAACTCCTCAGGATCGATGCTGGCCAGCGGTCGCGAGGGCCAAGCCTGCCCCAGGAAGCGCGCGGCGGTCGTCGCGGACTCCGCAGCGTCGTTCCACCCGGAGAACGCCATGATCAGGATGGGCTGACGGAGCCCGTCCGGCTCCTCGAACATAACCAGGGGATCGGTCGACGGCATAGGGACTGTCCTTCCGCGAGGATGCCTGACGCGGGCCATCCCCGCAAGAGCAAAAGCGTCTTGGGCCAAGGCTCGCGCAAAAGAGAGGTTGACTCGGCGCTCGTGGGTTCCGTATCATAGGCGGCGCTCGACTGTTCGTTACCCCATGTCCTTACAGGAGGTTACGGTTATGCGCTCGAAGATCATCACGGCAGCGGCGCTCATCGTGGTCGCTTTCCTCGCCGGCGCTTGCGCCAACTCCGAGCAGTGGGCCGAGTGGCGCGGCCACACCACCCACTTTGCGTCCGGCGATCACGGTATGTTCTCGCTCTCGAACAACCTCGACGGCACGAACCCCAAGGTCACCCGCCTCGACATCGAGAACTCCCGCACGCAGAACTGGTGGGGCAAGAACATCTCGGTGGAGCCCGGCCAGGTCATCCAGAACTAGACTCAGTCACATTTTCATGTCGCGTCGAAGCGTCGCCACGGCCCTCGCCGTGGTTCTGGTCGCGGGGGTCGTGGCGCTCGCCTATGCGGGACCGGCCGACTACGTCATGCCGGTCGACAAGCACACGTCGGCGAAGGGCCGCGCCCTTGCCGTGAAGTACCTGCCCAAGCTCCTCCAGTTCTCCGAGTATGTCTATCACTGCTTGCCCTACCTCGAGATCAAGAACGGCCTCGGCTTCAAGAAGGTCCCCAAGGAGCCGGGGGACAACCGCTACGCCGCCGTGTGGATCAGGGCGGAACAGGCGCCGGACGCCGCCTTCGCGGCCCTGCCCCTGGACCGCCAGGCGTCGGCCATGTTCTCCCGCTACGCCGTCCCGATGCTCAAGCGGCTCGCGGCGATGCCGGGGTTCGCGTCGGACCCCGACGTCTACGGCTTCTCGGTAGCCGTCGAGTGGATCAAGCCGGGCAGCGACCCCAACAGGCCCACGATGGAGATCCTGTCGATGTTCGCCGACCAGGCGAGCACGCGCGCCTTCCTCGGCAAGA is part of the Candidatus Methylomirabilota bacterium genome and harbors:
- a CDS encoding M23 family metallopeptidase, encoding MASLMSVVLVLLVFVGAVPVWAAVKVTVTPSAVRQGDVALMVITGVAAAPEMDGSLAGRPLFFFRYADGYAALIGIDLEAKPGKTPWRLGFVDGTGAPRKAAGAIMVKARNFPVQRLSLPKSMVDLSPEDERRANEESARLRTLFATVGPERLWRGPFTKPVATDAKAEGFGSRRVINGKPRSPHSGVDFAAPAGTPVVASNRGHVALVVEFFFGGRLVALDHGEGLYTLYMHLDRADVVEGALVERGSIIGAVGSTGRATGPHLHWGAHLRSARIDPDALLKLPVRD
- a CDS encoding PAC2 family protein; translated protein: MPSTDPLVMFEEPDGLRQPILIMAFSGWNDAAESATTAARFLGQAWPSRPLASIDPEEFYHFGLSRPYVRFKTDSRNEREIVWPSTDFSICRLPSVDRDLIVGVAIEPHLKWRTYCGAVLELARRSRASLVLTLGALLAEVPHTRPVKLVGGAHDPELAAVLGIRPSRYEGPTGIIGVLSTLCREEGVPAASLWANVPHYVSGVENPKAALALVRRVLTLLGTEADLSELVEATRQFEGNLDEVVGQNPKIAEYVKTLERKLPEDEEAAGPVPGSSDELPPSADLVAEIEQFLRQQRPESS